Genomic window (Kangiella profundi):
GCGGGCTCGATGTGCTCAAAGACGTCTCTAAAACCATGGTCTACCGTCTGGCGAGGTATCGGAACACTATTTCAGAAGTCATTCCGGAGCGTGTGATTACACGGCCACCTTCTGCTGAACTTGCCCCAGACCAAAAGGATGAAGACAATTTACCGCCATATGATATCCTTGACGCCATATTGGAAGCTTATGTCGAGCAGGATAAAGGCATTGATGATATTGTTGCCATGGGTTATGACGAAGCTGATGTCCGACGAGTGATTTGGCTGGTTGATATTAATGAGCATAAACGTCGCCAGACACCTCCGGGCATTCGAATCACGCAAAGAGCCTTTGGTCGCGATCGCCGTTATCCGATAACTTCAGGTTTTGGCCGACAGTTTAAATCTAAATAAAGCAGATTGTTTGAGAAGGAAACACTGATGAAAAAAATAGAAGCCATCATCAAACCGTTCAAGCTTGATGATATCCGTGAAGCTCTGACTGACTTGGGCGTCAATGGTATGACAGTCACTGAAGTAAAAGGCTTCGGACGACAAAAAGGCCACACAGAGCTTTATCGTGGCGCAGAATATATGGTGGATTTTCTGCCTAAAGCCAAGATTGAAGTGGTTATTGACGATGACTTGGTCGACAAATGTGTGGAAACTATTATTGAGGTTGCTCGTACCGGTAAGATTGGTGACGGAAAAATATTTGTCACTAATATAGAGCGGGCGGTTCGTATTCGTACTGGTGAAGAAGGCGAGGATGCAATTTAGCCAGATTTTTCAATTTCAAGCACAAAAAAAGCGGGTCTGTAATAGCCCGCTTTTTTAATTACTGGGAGTGAAACTTTCTGAATTAGAATTCTGCGAGTTTATAGTCAGGATAATTTAGCAATAGAACCCTACGATACTCCTCAGCAATTTCAGGCAGTTCGAATATATTGTATGAGTTAATTAAAATCTCTAACGCGCTTGGTACTGCTGGGGTTTTAGGGAAGTTTTCCACGATGTATTTGGCACGATTAGCCGCAGCAATATATGTGTCTCTTTGCATGTAGTAGCGGGCAACGTGAAGTTCGTAGTCAGCCAGCATGTTTCGGATTTGAATCATGCGTTGACGTGCATCAGGCGCATATTTGCTTTCTGGATAAACTTCAACTAGCGCTTTGAAATTATCGAATGCCGCTTTGATATTGGTGGTATCACGTTTTTCAATGTCAGCGGTAAAGACTTCTTTGAATGTGCCGACCTCTTGCTCATAATGCATAACGCCTTTCATGTAATAAACGTAATCTGCATTTTCGTGTTGAGGGTGCTGACGAAGAAAGCGATCGGCTAACGCCTGACCTGATTCATAATCACCTTTTTTAAAATAGGCATAAATCAACTCTAATTTTGCTTGTTCAGAAATTCGACCAAATGGATAGCGTGTATCGATTTCCTCTAATAACTCGATGGCACGCGTAAAGTTGCTTGAACGCATTGAGTTTTTAGCACCGTCAAACAGCTCCTGAGCTGTCATTGAAGATATTTTAGTGTTTTTAAGGGAGTCTTCCTTTGGGGTGCTAGAACATCCAGCTAGCGAAAGTACTAATAGAACAAGGACGATAATACTGTTTTTTTGCATATTTAATTCTTTCTGTTTGTGTTCAGCCTGATACAATGTGGCTCATTCTAACTGACCATCAGTTATAGGCCAATCTTTTTACGTGATTTTACAATGACCACCCAATCTATTGAACTCAGACACATATTCGACGAAAAAGTTTACGGAAAAAGGCTTGATGCTGCTTTATCTCAGCAATTTAGCGATTATTCCCGTTCGCGTATTCAAGAATGGATCCAAAATGGCTTCGTAAAAGTTAATGGCGAAGTTATAACATCTAACAAGTATAAAATGGCCGGTTTCGAAGATATCGAAATCAATGCTGAAATTGAGGTTGCTGGTGAATGGAAGCCCGAGGCAATTGACCTTGATATTGTCTACGAAGACGATGCTCTATTAGTAATTAATAAGCCTGCTGGTCTGGTTGTTCATCCTGGCGCTGGAAATCAGGACGGAACCATGGTTAATGCTCTATTGCACCATTGTCCTGAGCTTGCCAACTTACCCAGAGCTGGGATTATTCATCGTATTGATAAAGAGACAACAGGTTTGTTAGTTGTTGCCAAAACCATTGCAGCGCATACCAATCTAGTCGAACAATTACAAAACCGTGCTTTTACTCGTGAATATGATGCTGTGGTAAATCGTGTGATGGTTTCAGGTGGCACCATAGATCGACCTATTGGCCGACATCCAACAAAACGCACATCAATGGCTGTTGTTCCTGATGGTAAAAGAGCCATAACCCACTACCGAGTTGTTGAAAAGTTTCTCGATCATACTCACCTAAAACTTCGCCTGGAAACCGGTCGTACTCACCAGATTCGTGTACATATGGCTTATCTTAAGTTCCCTCTGGTTGGCGATCCTTTGTATAGTGGTCGTTATCGTGTGCCAACAAGAATAACACCGATATTAAGAGAAACGCTGGATGGTTTTAAAAGACAAGCGCTTCATGCCAGTTTGCTTGGACTTAATCACCCTGAAACCGGTGAATACATTGAGTGGAGAGCTCCTTTGCCTCAGGATATTTCCGATCTACTAGAACAGTTACGAGAAAACCGAGATACTTTCGAAGCAGCAGAATGATCCAGCTTATTAAGCCCAATTGGTCGGCCCCCGTAAATATACGAGCGTTTAGCACAACTCGTGTAGGCGGTGTTAGTAAAGCGCCTTTTGACAGTTTAAATCTTGGGCTGCATGTTGGTGATGACGAAGTTTCTGTTATGAAAAATCGGCAGCGGCTTCAGAAATTAACAGCCCACCGTCCGGTACAATGGCTCAATCAGATCCATAGTAACAAGGTCGTGGAATATTCTGGGGCAGATCAGTTAGTTGAAGCTGACGCCATAGTGACCAGTAAATCCTCGGCAACTTGCGCGGTTATGACAGCGGACTGTTTGCCGGTTCTCATGACCAATTCCTCTGGTAATTGGGTTGCAGCTGCACATGCAGGATGGCGTGGTTTGGCGGATGGAGTATTAGTAAATACCGTTTCAAGTTATGATAGACCGGAACCTTTGATGGCGTGGATTGGCCCTTCTATCAGTCAAAAATGCTTTGAAGTGGGCTCTGAAGTAAGGGAGGCTTTCCTTGAAGTTGATGCCAGTAATCAAACTTACTTTGTGCAAAATTACCGAGGCCGTTGGCAGGCAGACCTGGCAGGCCTTGCCAAAAAGCAGTTGGAGACTTTGGGCGTTGCGGTCTATCTGAGTCAGTTGTGTACTTTTAGCAATGACCATCAGTTTTATTCATACCGCAGGGATGGTCAAACCGGGCGTATGGCCAGTATGATTTGGATATCAGAATAATATTATTTAGATAAAGGTATGTGTTAAAGCATGACGATTTTTTGGTGGGTACTGCTGGCTGTAGTTTTGATTCTAACTGCACTCATAGTCAAACTTCTCAAGGGCGCTAAAAAGTATAATCATATTGATTGGGGTTCGCCTTTTCTTAATTTCATCGATGGCCTAAGCCGTTATTACTGTATTCGCTTTCATAGACTTGATTATGAGCGCTTTTCGCTTCCTACAGAAGGCGGTGCCATCCTAATTTCAAATCATATTTCAGGCCTTGATCCGTTACTTTTGATTGCTGCCAGTAATCGTCCGATTCGATTCATGATAGCAACGGAAGAGTACAATCGATTCGGCCTAAACTGGTTATTTAAAGGTGCTGGCTGTATTCCGGTGAATCGTAGCGGACGCGCGGATATTGCTTTTCGCCAGGCTAGACGGGCCCTTGAACAAGGTGAAATTGTAGCTTTGTTCCCCCATGGCCGTATTCATCTAGACGATGAAGAACCATTTCGTGTAAAGCCTGGAATAAAAAAACTGGCTGAACTTACCAGGCATTCCATATTTGTTTGTAGAATTATTGGCGTGCGCGGGCAGGGCAGTGTATTCACTCCGCTGTTTTTACGTTCAGAGTCCAAAATTGTGCAGTTTCCGACCATCACCCATCATTATTTCCATCATGATGAAAGTCTTCACCGCTTGGGCGAGGTTTTATTGGGCCATCGAAATCCATTCTCAAAAGATACTGAAAAGCACTAACGAAGCTCTGTAATGTATAAGTTCCAGAGCTTTTAATCATTTTCCCAAAGGTTTTCACAACCCTATTCAATACCTCCTTTCTGCCTTTTCCCTGACAAATATCAACTCATTCGAACGAAATTTAATCAAAATAAGCTGTAAGCTCTTGAAAAGGAGTAATAAACCCACATTTTGTAAGACATAGTGTTTTATATCGAGTTTGCGCACAAACAGTGACAATGACTCAAGAGAGGTTTTTGCATGAGAATGGATAAATTTACCAGTAAATTTCAATCAGCGTTGGCGGATGCTCAATCCCTGGCGCTAGGTAAGGATCACCAATATATCGAGCCGTTACATTTAATGCTGGCGATGTTGCAGCAGCAAGGCAATAGTGTATCGGCTATTTTGAATCAGATTGGCGCTCCCGCCGGTCAATTAATCAATGCCATTGATGCTGAACTGGCCAAGCTACCGCAGGTTAGTGGGACAGGTGGCGAAGTCCATATTTCTCCAGATCTTGGAAAACTTCTTAATGTTTGCGACAAGATCTCTCAGCAACGTCAGGATCAATACATTTCTTCTGAGTTATTCTTATTGGCAGCGCTTGAAGATAAAAGTGTTTTAGGTAAGTTGCTTAAAACTCAGGGCGTAACTACCAAAATGGTGGAGGATGCCATTGCACAGATTCGCGGCGGTCAGGCTGTGAATGATCCCAATGCCGAAGACAATCGTCAGGCACTTGAAAAGTACACCATCGATCTTAATGCCCGCGCAGAAAGTGGCAAGCTGGATCCGGTTATTGGGCGAGATGATGAAATCCGTCGCTGTATTCAGGTGTTGCAGCGTCGTAGCAAAAATAACCCTGTTCTCATTGGGGCTCCTGGTGTGGGTAAAACTGCCATTGTGGAAGGCCTGGCCCAACGAATTGTTAATGGTGAAGTACCTGAAGGCCTAAAAAATAAAAGAGTGTTATCGCTGGATATGGGCGCTTTGATTGCCGGTGCAAAATTCCGCGGAGAATTTGAGGAACGTCTAAAGGCAGTGCTCAATGATCTGGCCAAGGAAGAAGGGCGTGTCATTCTATTTATCGACGAGCTACACACTATGGTTGGTGCGGGTAAAGCAGAAGGCGCAATGGATGCCGGTAATATGCTAAAACCTGCGCTCGCACGTGGTGAGCTTCACTGCGTGGGTGCTACAACTCTGGATGAATACCGTCAATACATTGAAAAAGATGCAGCTCTGGAGCGTCGTTTCCAAAAAGTGTTGGTTGATGAGCCAACTACCGAAGACACCATCGCCATTCTTCGTGGTTTGAAAGAGCGCTATGAGGTGCATCATGGTGTTGAAATTACTGACCCTGCGATTGTTGCTGCGACCACCTTGTCTCAACGCTACATTACCGATCGTCAATTGCCCGATAAAGCCATTGACTTGATCGATGAGGCAGCCAGTCGTATCCGTATGGAAATTGATTCGAAACCTGAGGCTATGGATAAGCTAGAGCGTCGTTTGATCCAGTTGAAAATTCAGCGAGAGGCGCTGAAAAAAGAAGAAGACGAAAGCTCAAAAAAACGTCTGCAGGATTTGGAGCAGCAAATTGTCGAGATGGAAAAAGAGTTCGCAGAGTTAGATGAAATCTGGTCATCCGAAAAAGCTTCGGTACATGGAGCTCAGAATATTAAGGCTGACCTGGACAAAGCACGAGTTGAACTTGAAGCTGCTCAGCGTGCGGGTGACTTAACTCGTATGTCTGAATTGCAGTACGGCACCATTCCTGAATTAGAAGCTAAGCTGGCCAAGGTTTCCGAGCAGGATACCGTAGAAATGCAGTTGTTGCGTAATAAAGTTACCGATGTCGAAATTGCGGAAGTGGTTTCGAAATGGACAGGGATACCGGTATCCAAAATGCTGGAAGGTGAGCGTGAGAAGTTATTGCGCATGGAAGAGGTACTGCACAACAATGTTGTGGGTCAGGATGAGGCTGTGACCGCAGTATCCAATGCCATTCGTCGCTCACGTGCAGGCTTGTCTGATCCAAATCGCCCAAATGGCTCTTTCCTGTTCCTTGGACCAACCGGTGTCGGTAAAACAGAGTTATGCAAAACTTTGGCCAAGTTCCTGTTTGACAGTGAAGATAATATGGTTCGCATCGATATGTCAGAGTTTATGGAAAAACATGCTGTGGCCCGTTTAATTGGAGCGCCTCCTGGTTATGTTGGTTATGAGCAGGGTGGCTATCTGACCGAAGCGGTACGTCGTAAACCATATTCAGTGATTCTTTTTGATGAGGTTGAGAAGGCGCATCCGGATGTGTTCAATGTGTTGCTACAGGTTCTCGAAGATGGTCGCTTAACCGATAGTCAGGGTAGAACAGTAGACTTTAAAAATACCGTGATTGTCATGACATCGAATATGGGATCGGATTTGATTCAGGCGCATAGCGGACAGTCTGGTGATGGAGATAAGGATTATGATGAAATGAAGACCATGCTGATGGATGTGATTGGCAAGCATTTCCGCCCAGAGTTTATCAACCGTATCGATGAAATTGTGGTGTTCCATCCTTTGGCCAAAGAGCAAATCAAGTCGATTGCTGCAATTCAGATGGAGCGTTTATTGCAAAGACTGCGCGATCAGGGCTTTGTGGTAGAAGTGACAGATGCGTTGCTTGATCTGCTTTCAGAGTCCGGTTTCGACCCGGTGTTTGGGGCCAGACCTTTAAAGCGTGCCATTCAACATAAAGTTGAAGACCCATTGGCACAGGCCATATTGGCCGGTAAGGTTGATGTCAGCAAAACTTTGACTCTTGATGTTGAAGGAAATTTGTTGTCAATTAAGCAATAATTTACAGCCTGATTACTGAGGTAAAAGCATAGCTCCAGAGCATTTAACTCTGGAGCTTTTTTATGTGATGAGTCTAGCCCGGACGACCATCAATTCGCGGCTTGGTTAAAACTGGCCAGTAAAACACGACGAATAAGCCATAAGCCAGAATCCATAGACTTCCGCTAACCTGATAACTTTCCGCAAGATAAGTTGGAAAGATTAAGGCCGTAAATCCACGAATCAGCCCTGCCAATAATACGATAGCAAAGGCGACAGTCATCCATTTACTGGGTTGAAGTGGTCGGCCAGAATGTCCTAATGAAACGCGTGCAATCATACCCAGTACGACAGAGCCTAACGCACCTGCGGTCAGCAGGTGAGATGCATTAGAATAAGTCGTTGTGTGCTCCAGCAAAGCACTTGCAAAAACTAATAAGCCTATTGGTATAAACCAATAGCCAAGGTGCAAAATCCATAATAGCGGGACTTTAAGCGCCGGAATGGTTTTCCAGCGTAGAATCCGCACAATGTTGGCCACTGCCGCTAGAATCATTAGAGAAGCAACAATCATATTCATGCTTTCAGTTCTTGGTAATACTAACCAGGTGAAAGTCGCTAACCAGATAGAGCCTAAGCACACCCATTCGAGTGCCAGAATTGGCATAGGTTTGTCAGTATTGGTTGCTCTAGATGTGAAGAAGGGGATTACTCGGCCACCCATGACCGTGATCAGTGCTGTTATAGCCAAGACCGTAGTAATAAAAATTCTTTCTGATAGTAGCCAGTCATTAATGTATGCAGCGTAATAGCTTAGTCCGTTGAGTACTGTGAAAAGTAGCATTAATGGTACAAAAAACAAGTTTCGCCACTGCCTGACTTGAATGACTGGTCGAGCGAGAAATATTGCTACGAGCGGTAACCATGCTATGTCCAAAATCATCACCAGCCAGTTTTTTTCGCCCAGAATTGGCAGCAAGGCTCTTGGCAAAAACCACAAACAGGATGCTATGGCCAGTGGCCAGCCGCGAACACCTGGAATACCCGTCCAGTTTTGCATCGCCGTTAATACAAAGCCTGCTATTATCGCCAGAGTAAACCCAAACAGCATCTCATGGGCATGCCACCAGATTGAGTTTTGAATTCCCGGCAAATAATTACCTCCGGACAACAGTAGAAGCCATAAAACCATGGATACCGTTGCTACCAAGGCTCCTCCCAGGAAGAAAACCCGGAAACCCAAGCGAAATAATGGCCAGATTGCGTTTTCTTTTTGCGAGTCTAGTATTTGCATATTGAAGAATTCTCGTAGATGGATTGTTACTCTCATCTCTATTATAAATTAAAGAAGTAAAAAAAATACATCTTTATTTGTTTAAATTATCCTTTCAAGAATCAAGATCATGGATACAATGATAAAAAACATAAATCGAATGTATATGATCGTCCGTTATAGTCTCTGGCTGCTTTTTATTGCCCTTCAACTTTTCATCGGTGTACTTATCTACCTCCAGTCAGGTAATGAGTTGGTAGCCTTTGCCATGCTTGCAAAACATTTGCCTGGGGTAATGTCTTTGCTGACTGATGCAGCCCAGCGACTTCCATTGTTATACCAGCAGGGGTGGGTAGCTCACCACTTACCTGATATTCTCTGGTCAAGTGCCTGCGCCTCAGTTTTAGTAGGCTTATGGGCGAACCAGTTCTCACTTTCAAAATTATTGCCACTAGGAATGGCCTGTGCTATTTTTTACGAAACGCTTCAGTTTTTTGGGGTGACGAATGGGACGTATGATCATCTTGATTGGCTTTATTCGTTATTGGCTGGGGCAGTTTCTACATTATTAACCTACTTATTGTTGCGTGGTTCTTTGCAGTACAAAGAAGACAGTAAGTAATAAGGAAATTAAAAATATGAAAAATGTCAGTCTTGCTGGCTTAGCGCTTAGCTGCTTGCTGTTGAACGGATGTTTCATGGCTGAAACTCAGCGCACTTATTCCAGTACCCCGAAGGGGACCACTCCTCTTATTTTTTCCAATAACAAACCCGCAATTGATGAAACATATCTTGTAGTAAATCAAGCCTACTACCTTCTTCCTGATATTTGCCAACAAACCAGGCTACATGGAGATCAGGCCGACCAAAGGTTGTTGGGCGATCAGGCTGACCAGCGGATGTTAGGCGATCAGGCCGATTCAAGGTTGCATGGCGATCAGGCTGATCAGCGCATGTTGGGCGACCAGGCTGATTCAAGATTGCATGGTGACCAGGCAGATCAGCGGATGCTTGGTGATCAGGCTGACTCGAGGTTGCATGGAGACCAGGCAGACCAGCGGATGCTCGGTGATCAGGCTGACTCTAGATTGCATGGCGATCAGGCAGACCAGCGGATGCTCGGTGATCAGGCTGATTCAAGATTGCATGGCGATCAAGCTGACCAGCGGATGTTGGGCGATCAGGCTGACTCAAGGTTGCTGGGCGATCAGGCTGACTCTAGATTACATGGCTCACAAGTGAGTCAATTTAAATGTTCAAAAGTTGCTTCAATTAATGGAGTAGTTGTATCGGGATTCACTGGCTCAGAACAGGTAGTTATCAATAAAGGGTCACAATTTGGTAGTTATAGCTGGGCTAATAACGCTTTAATTTTAAAATTTTAATCCAGAGGAGTAAGTAATGAAAGTTTGGCAAAAGTCATTGATTAGCACAATTGTGCTATCGGTGTTTCTGTTATTGGCTATGGGTTCTGAACCCTACCATACTGATACAACCGACATGAGAATTGTACCAATCCAGCAGGGAACAGTTGCTGAGGGTATTCGTATTGTTGCAGAAGATGGCTCCTTTGAACTTAAAGGTGGCGAGCGCTTTACATCACCATTCCAAAATAATATTTGGACTGGCTACTGCCGTCGATTCTCAAATAATACACTATTAACTCAGGCGCAAGATGCGCTGAGCTGTGGTGCGAAAAAAGTGAGAATTTACATCGGAGATCGCCAGACACCATTATATGGTGTTCTAATGCTAAACTCCTCCGTGGGTTCAGCTTATGGAGCAGCTTCTCGTTCATACTTAATACGCCTTGAAGACGATAAGATTCGTCATGCACAGGCTGGTAATACTTCTGTTTCTTATGAGTTGGTTAAATATAAAAGAACTGGCTACTGGGATGACGGCAGAAGAACAAGTTCAGAAGCAACTCAATATACCTGGGTTCTCTGGTATTCTTCATATCCTTTCTAGCTACAGGAAAAGAAAAAGCCCTCAAAGTTGAGGGCTTTTTTGTATCTAACGAACTATGTATTATTTTTCATCACAATATTTTGTGACGTTTTCACGAGCCTGCTTCAATCGCTCTTCACGCTCTGTATCAGTCAGCATTCTGCGCTCGCCATTTTCTTCTATTTGAACGCGAGTTCTGCTTTCTAATACTTCCAGATTATTTTTCGCGATTGTACAGTTTTTGCGGGCAATTTCTTTATTCTGTGCTTCAATGCTTTTCTTTTGGGCTTCTTGCTTGGCAATAACATCATCTTGTGAGCTGGCCATAGTGTTTGCAGCTTCTGCACTCTGCTCGTTACCACGCTCTGAAACAGGTTTTGAGTCGCTTACTCTTTGGTTTATGGTTTCATAGCTAACACCGTGGGGCGGCTTAGTTTGAGTATACTTGATATTTCCTTTTTCATCTTTCCATTTGTAAATGGGTTGATTTGCGCTTGCCATAGCAGATAAACCTAACCCTAAAATGGCGGTCAAAATAATGTATTTGATTTTAGCCATAACTTTCCATTCTCATTTTGATGTTGGTTACAAAGGCTGAGTCTTGAAATCAATGACTCAGGCATCTTCTTCAATAAGCACTAATTTATTCGTTTTGGCAAAATCTAGCAACTGTTTGAATAGATTGGGGTGTTCTAATGATAACTGGTTAGAAATTATCACACACTTAACGCCATCAATAACTGCTGGCCTTAAAAGGGGAGAGTAAACCATTCTGCGGTTACGAAAGGTGCATAGATTACCGCACATTCGCTCGGCCCAGTCACTAGGTCTAAATGTTTCCCCAGTTTCTGTTCTTCCTTTAATAATAAAGCGCTTGCTGGTTTGCGTTTCGCTCATATCTGGCTTTTACTTGATAAGTTGCGCGTATATTGACAGAATCGTCGCCGCTGTCAATATACCCATATGTATGCAAAGGGTTTGAAGCTATAAAGTAACACTCTACAAAACACTTCTCCAGCTGTTCTTGTGTGTGTTAATGTAACGACATCAACGATTTAGATTCACTAGGTAACAATTTTAATGAAAGCCAACAAGCAAGTAGCACATAAACGCGGTATTTATCTTCTTCCTAATTTATTGACCACAGCGGGGCTGTTCGCTGGCTTTTATGCAGTAGTGGCTTCAATGCAAGGAGCTTTTGCCAGTGCTGCAGTCGCTATTTTCATCGCGATGATTATGGATGGTCTAGATGGCCGCATTGCGCGCATGACTAATACTCAAAGTGACTTTGGCGCTGAATATGACTCAATGGCCGATATGATCTCTTTCGGTATTGCTCCCGCACTTGTTATCTACAACTGGGCTTTATATGACACGGGTAAAATAGGTTGGCTTGCTGCATTTGTCTATGTAGTTGGTGCTGCATTAAGACTTGCCCGATTCAATACTCAGGTTGCTACAGCAGACAAGCGATATTTTCAGGGATTGGCGAGTCCATCAGCCGCTGCGATTATTGCCGGTTTAGTGTGGTTAGGATCTGACTATGAGTGGGATTCAAAGCCTTGGGGTATATATATAGCTATTATGACCATGGTGGTTGGTTTGCTAATGGTTAGCAACTTCCGCTATTCGAGCTTCAAAGAGGTTGACTGGAAAGGCAAGATTCCTTTTATTGGTGTGTTGTTAATCGTGCTCATATTCGTATTGGTCGCCTCTGAACCACCATTGGTACTATTTAGCGGTTTCGCCATATATGCTCTATCGGGTCCTGTTATGACCTTATGGCGTATAAAGGATATTAAAGAAGAAAGGCGGTTGCGCAAGTTAGAGGAAGCCGACCAATCCGAAATCAAGGAAGATTCCGAGGAAAATAACCCGAAATAACTATTCTTGAGCAGGGAGAGGCGCATAAACATGTGCCTCTGCTAATACTCAAATGTAAAACCTTATAAAATTCAGCTTAAATCATTAGTTCTACTTATCTAAACCACAAAAACCTGTTTAAAATTTATCCTTTTTGGCGTTATAATGATCAGCTCGCAAAAAACTTTTGAAAACCTTCAAAAAGAGCTTGCGAAGTGAGAAATGGTGCTTATAATGCGCACCACTTTCGAGGCAGAAGTCTTGGAAGGAAAGTCCAGGAAGGGCGGTTTCGGAAGCGTTAAAAAAAGTTTTTGAAAAGGTGTTGACAGGAAGTTATGGCGCTCTATAATGCGCGCCGGCTCTGAGGAAACTCGGAGGCATTTCAAGGAAGCGAAATGGTTGATAATTGTTTGTTTAACAGAAAGTTAAAAAAGATTATCAAAAGATGTTGACAGGAGGTTGGGGCGATATATAATGTGCGCCCACTTGAGCGGAGCAGGTTCTTCGCCAAGACGTTCTTTAACAGAGAAGATAAGACAATTTGTGTGGGCACTTATGTCGATGATGTAATCCATTTATCGATTGAGTGACCAACACCCTGAAAGACAATTCGTTCTATATAGAACAAAATGTAATTCAAGTTGGTGATTCATCGAGTCAAGATATTTAGAAGATTTCGGTCTTCGAAAAACTTTAAACTGAAGAGTTTGATCATGGCTCAGATTGAACGCTGGCGGTATGCTTAACACATGCAAGTCGAACGGTAACATGAAAAAGCTTGCTTTTTTGATGACGAGTGGCGGAC
Coding sequences:
- the pssA gene encoding CDP-diacylglycerol--serine O-phosphatidyltransferase; this encodes MKANKQVAHKRGIYLLPNLLTTAGLFAGFYAVVASMQGAFASAAVAIFIAMIMDGLDGRIARMTNTQSDFGAEYDSMADMISFGIAPALVIYNWALYDTGKIGWLAAFVYVVGAALRLARFNTQVATADKRYFQGLASPSAAAIIAGLVWLGSDYEWDSKPWGIYIAIMTMVVGLLMVSNFRYSSFKEVDWKGKIPFIGVLLIVLIFVLVASEPPLVLFSGFAIYALSGPVMTLWRIKDIKEERRLRKLEEADQSEIKEDSEENNPK